Proteins encoded in a region of the Zea mays cultivar B73 chromosome 4, Zm-B73-REFERENCE-NAM-5.0, whole genome shotgun sequence genome:
- the LOC100502389 gene encoding uncharacterized protein LOC100502389 yields MEGEEDGSGSAVQRPPPQQQQIRVVRCPKCDKLLPELPNYSVYVCGGCGATLQAKKNSGSDTSSDKSDTAEHVKYLEVLESLPDKKGVASEASCAVREAETNKIEAGSEERFVPSCCTMKLEPALGDDSREVREAKYRRIRHEGKGEAKQPATARDRSPRPVVNSIPSNADPVEGPFECHMRPGFIYANGEKGHLSDRNFDDPSTRVSGLEKDRTELLRMLDELRDKVQRSCEIADKSSVNASTNRMVNPTSSCIPHERLSRLRYGSPQLQRNGSQHSPSLNGQTPGVPPAFPSLSVQQDLHGYGESVAHTGAPIYPAAPYPWRNFDNYFQGHYDPDPLISYHHDGFYHQPACSCLHCYHREFLPVRRAPYLMNNPSLYHAEGPVMFGAQNYNTRGMNGMMRRSHMRATLSKKPAQTCEPIVNGAPFTICYNCYEVLQLPKNSLLLGKDEYKLRCGSCSHAIVVRLDGSRLDVSAPTPVSHLSPGSKNYYNNGQANNGQNADERLLPSYSFSAGSHCSQEKDLPSNSSEPDKTQCISSASISEDDNSPARSNSQKNSSGSRDVPHDAEVVIRVPTLPLRDHFGYSPSDRVVDGPGKGSRSTRSEHEKGVLTESFKPNKVKCVPVASVLDPSDDEYDDPEHSQDPGGGAQYVDHLRATKSGDSFFSSLIKKSFKINGGMGNGRANVFINGYPISDRAVRKAEKIAGPVYPGEYWYDYRAGFWGVMGQPCLGIIPPYVAEFNYPMPKNCAGGNTGVFINGRELHQKDMDLLVGRGLPDSPDRSYRVEISGKVSDEVSGEELYCLGKLAPTVEKMKRGFGMRVPRIIQ; encoded by the exons ATGGAGGGTGAGGAGGACGGTTCCGGCTCCGCGGTGCAGCGcccgcctccgcagcagcagcagataCGGGTGGTGCGCTGCCCCAAGTGCGACAAGCTCCTGCCTGAGCTGCCCAATTACTCCGTCTACGTCTGCGGCGGTTGCGGCGCCACGCTCCAGG CAAAGAAGAACTCAGGATCAGATACTTCTTCAGATAAATCTGATACTGCTGAGCATGTGAAGTACCTTGAAGTGCTCGAGAGTTTACCAGATAAGAAAGGAGTAGCGTCTGAAGCTAGCTGTGCTGTTCGAGAAGCAGAGACCAATAAAATCGAAGCTGGGTCAGAAGAGAGGTTTGTACCCAGCTGCTGCACCATGAAGCTTGAACCTGCACTCGGAGATGACAGCAGGGAAGTCCGGGAGGCAAAATACCGGCGCATTCGTCATGAAGGGAAAGGAGAAGCAAAGCAGCCAGCGACAGCAAGAGACAGATCACCAAGGCCTGTGGTTAACAGCATCCCTTCTAATGCTGACCCTGTAGAAGGGCCATTTGAGTGCCATATGAGACCGGGATTCATATACGCTAACGGCGAGAAGGGCCATCTGAGTGACAGGAATTTTGATGATCCTAGCACCAGAGTCAGTGGCCTGGAGAAAGATCGTACTGAGCTTCTGCGGATGCTTGATGAGTTGCGGGACAAGGTACAGAGATCCTGCGAGATTGCTGACAAGTCAAGTGTGAATGCTTCGACAAATAGAATGGTTAATCCTACAAGCTCCTGCATTCCTCATGAGCGTCTGAGTCGATTGCGGTATGGTTCACCTCAGCTGCAACGGAATGGGTCTCAGCACTCACCTTCTTTGAATGGGCAGACACCTGGTGTTCCTCCTGCTTTTCCTTCATTATCTGTACAGCAAGATCTCCATGGATACGGGGAATCGGTTGCACACACGGGAGCTCCTATCTACCCAGCTGCCCCATATCCATGGAGAAACTTCGATAATTATTTCCAAGGACATTATGATCCTGACCCTCTGATCTCTTATCACCATGATGGCTTCTACCATCAGCCTGCTTGCTCTTGCTTACATTGTTACCATCGTGAATTCTTACCTGTTCGAAGGGCACCCTATCTTATGAACAATCCTAGCTTGTACCATGCAGAAGGCCCAGTGATGTTTGGTGCACAGAACTACAATACAAGAGGCATGAATGGTATGATGCGACGCAGTCACATGAGGGCCACCCTGAGTAAAAAACCTGCACAGACTTGTGAACCGATTGTCAATGGCGCTCCTTTTACTATTTGCTACAATTGCTATGAAGTGCTGCAGCTTCCCAAGAACTCTCTCTTGTTGGGAAAAGATGAGTATAAGCTGCGTTGTGGGTCATGCTCACATGCAATTGTGGTCAGACTTGATGGAAGCAGGCTTGATGTTTCAGCACCTACACCAGTTTCACACTTATCACCTGGAAGTAAGAACTACTACAACAATGGCCAAGCAAACAATGGACAAAATGCTGATGAGAGACTTCTTCCATCCTATAGTTTTTCTGCAGGCAGTCATTGCTCTCAAGAAAAAGATTTACCCTCGAACTCAAGCGAACCAGACAAAACGCAATGCATATCTTCTGCCAGCATTTCCGAGGATGATAATAGCCCAGCTAGATCGAATTCACAGAAGAACTCCTCTGGTTCTAGAGACGTTCCTCATGATGCTGAAGTGGTTATCCGCGTTCCAACTTTACCTCTTCGTGATCATTTTGGATATTCTCCATCAGATAGGGTGGTTGATGGGCCAGGCAAAGGAAGCAGAAGCACCCGGTCCGAacatgaaaagggtgtgttaacTGAAAGTTTTAAGCCAAACAAAGTGAAATGTGTACCTGTAGCAAGCGTGCTAGACCCGTCGGACGACGAGTATGATGATCCTGAGCACAGTCAAGATCCAGGTGGTGGGGCACAATACGTCGACCACCTGCGGGCCACGAAATCGGGTGATTCCTTTTTCTCCAGCCTCATAAAGAAGAGCTTTAAAATCAATGGTGGAATGGGCAATGGCAGAGCAAATGTTTTCATCAATGGCTATCCCATTTCTGACCGAGCTGTCAGGAAGGCGGAGAAGATTGCTGGACCAGTCTACCCGGGTGAATACTG GTATGACTACCGTGCTGGATTCTGGGGTGTTATGGGACAGCCCTGCCTTGGCATCATACCC CCATATGTTGCGGAATTCAACTATCCCATGCCTAAGAACTGTGCTGGAGGAAATACTGGTGTGTTCATCAATGGCCGAGAACTTCACCAGAAGGACATGGACTTACTTGTGGGTCGAGGGCTTCCCGATTCTCCTGATAGATCATACAGAGTTGAGATTTCTGGTAAAGTATCCGACGAAGTATCTGGTGAAGAGCTTTATTGCCTTGGCAAACTCGCACCAAC GGTGGAGAAGATGAAGCGCGGGTTCGGGATGCGAGTCCCAAGGATCATTCAGTGA